Within the Halarcobacter mediterraneus genome, the region TTACACCACTTTTAAATTGGTCGTATGAAATTTGTGCTACTGAAAGCATAAAGTCTATTTCTCCATCATTTGCATATGGATATAAAATTTCTTCATCTTCTAAGGTAATATCAACAACAGTTGGACCACCTCTTACTTGAGAGGTGTAAGTAGCTGTTTTTAATCCATACCCTCCAGCCTTTATTTTAGCAGCTGCAAAAATCTCACCAGCAAGAAGTACACCTTGTCCACCAACACCAGTAAATCTCATCAATGTTTTAGCCATAACTTCTCCTACATTTCTACTTTTGTATTATTTTGATGTGCTTCTTGAACCAATTTATACATTTGTGTATATTCATTAGCTTCTTTATCTTGCTTTAAAATTCCAGTTGGAAAAAGTTTTGCTTTTTCTTCACTTTCTTCTAATTTATCATATTTCATTTTAGCCATTGTAATTTCATCAATCCATTGAAGGTTTTCCATAGCTGTACCCATTTTATTTTTTCTTCCAAGGTTTACATGGCAATTAGAAAAAATATCAAAAAATGAGTATCCTTTGTGTTCTAAACCTTTTACAAAAATTCTTTCAAGTTTTTTAGGGTCTAACATTGTTTCTCTTGCAACAAAACTTGCTCCTGCTGCTATAGCTAAATCACACGCATTAAAAGTAGGGTCTATATTTCCTCTTTTCATAGTAACAGTCCACATTCCTTGTGGAGTTGTAGGACTTGTTTGTGAGTTTGTTAATCCATAAATAAAATTATTTATAACA harbors:
- a CDS encoding 2-oxoglutarate ferredoxin oxidoreductase subunit beta, whose translation is MAFNYDEYLRTNKMPTLWCWGCGDGVILKALIRAIDKLGWNMDDVCVVSGIGCSGRFSSYINCNTVHTTHGRTIAYATGIKLANPEKKVICITGDGDGLAIGGNHTIHGCRRNIDINQIVINNFIYGLTNSQTSPTTPQGMWTVTMKRGNIDPTFNACDLAIAAGASFVARETMLDPKKLERIFVKGLEHKGYSFFDIFSNCHVNLGRKNKMGTAMENLQWIDEITMAKMKYDKLEESEEKAKLFPTGILKQDKEANEYTQMYKLVQEAHQNNTKVEM